The DNA window GGCCAGCAGCGCCCGCGCGGACGCCGAACGGCCCACCGTGCGCTCGGCCGCCACCGCCCCGGCGGCGACCCCGCCCACGCAGAGCGCGGTGAAGGCGGCCCCGGCTCCCCGGTGGTCACGCCAGAGCCGCCGCTCCAGCGCGGCGGCGGCCGAACCGAAGGCGGCGACCGGATGACCCCGGCGGGGGTCGGCGAGCAGGGCGTCCACGGCATACCCGGCGACGGCACCCACCGCGAAGGCGGTGTGCGTGCGCACGCCGGTCAGCCGCTGCGACGAGCGGTCGTGGACCCCGAAGGTCGGCCTGCGAACCGGGCAGCCTGCATGGCGTGCGTGTCCTCACTCAGGGTCCGCGCCCTGGATCGACGAGCGGAGGCGAGAGTCTCCTGGCTCCCGGATCGGCACACCCCCGGGCCTTCCAGCGGCCGTGCTTCCGGCTGCCGTGACCATCGGTCGAGGGTGCTCCCCGGTGACAGTGGCGGGACCGCGCCGGATTCGCACCGGCTTCCTCTCCATGCCTCCGTATTGGCGCAAAGATCCCACCACGCCCCAGGTCGCAGCGTCAATACAGCCCTGGGAGCGATGCGTCACAGGACGCTCGCAGGGTGCTCGGGGGGCGCTCAGGCGGCCGACCGTGCCCGGTGCCGGGCCCGGCCGCGCGCCGCCGTGACCCGGGCGAGCCGGCGCACCGCGAGATCCTGCGGCTGCTCCACCGGCTCCACTTCCACTGCCTCCGCCACCACTGCCTCCGCCACCTCGCCCGCCTGCGGGCCGAACACCCGGTCCTCCAGCCAGGACATGCCCAGGATGAGCAGCAGCAGCACGGGCGGGACCAGCAGGCCGACGAGCATGATCATGGAAACCGCCTGGGCTCGGGCACGGACGCGGCGGCTGGTCCTGCGCCGCCATGGGGCATCGGCCGTCCGGATGGGGAATACGCGCCTCAGCAGCACGGCCTTCTCTGCGGCTTGCCGCCCTCGCCCGGTCCAAACCCGCCCCACCCCGGGTGCCGTCGACTTGCCGCACCACCACGACGACCTACACCGCGGCCACGACCTCGGCCGCGGACACCGGCTATGCGCCCGCGTACCTGCTCGCATCGACGGTCACCCCCAGCGGGGCACGGCAGTCGTACACCTACAACCACAACGGCGATGTGGCGCGGATCGTCGACCCCAACGGCGGCACCGTCACCTTCAGCTATGACAACCTCGGCCGGCTGCTGACCAAACGACGCAGACCACCAGCTACGGCTACGACATCTACGGGAACATGATCCGGGAGGTCGACCCGGCCGGTGGGGAGACCGACTACACCTTCGACCTCGACGGCCGCCAGCTGACCACCACCCAGCCGAAGTACACCTACGACGCCGCCGGGAACATGGTCCGCCAGGTCACCAACAACGGTGCGACCACCACCACCTACACGGTGGACGCCGCCTCGCGGACCACTGCCACCACGCTGGACCCGGCCAACCTGGCCCGGACCACCAAGGTCTCCTACGACCCGGACGACCACGTGGTGATGAGCGTCCACACCGGAGCCTCGGGCACGCCGGAGACCACCACCGCCACCTATGACGCGCTGGGCAACCCCGGCTCCACCACCGTCCACGACGGCTCCACCGCCCCGGTGGGCCGCTGGAAGCTCGGCGAGACCGGCGGCGCCGAAGCGGCCGACTCCTCCGGCTCCCACCGCACCGCGACCGTGAACGGCGGCGTGACCTGGTCCACCGACCACGGCGGCAGCGCCGCGTTCAACGGGACCGACGCCGCGATCAGCACGGACGGCCCGGTGGTCGACACCACCGGAAGCTTCACCGTGTCGGCGTGGGTGAAGGTGAACGGGACCGCACACAACTACACCGCCGTAGCGCAGGACGCCTCCTGGCACTCGGGCTTCTACCTCGGCTATGCGTCGAGCCAGAACAGCTACGGCACCGGAAAGGCCACCCGCAGCCTCGGGTACGACGCCCTGCACCGGCTGACCAGCGACGTACTGACCAACCCCGGCGGGTCGACCGAGGCGTCCATCAGCTACGGCTACGACCTCAACGACAACGAGACCTCGAAGACCACCACCGGCGTCGTCGGCGCCGCCGCCCACACCTACACCTACGACTGGGCCGACCGGCTCACCTCCTGGAACAACGGCACCGCCACCACCGGCTACAGCTACGACGCCTCCGGCAACCGCACCCGCGTCGGCTGCGACACCTACACCTATGACGCCCGCAACGAGCTGACCTCGGACGGGCACAACAGCTACGCCTACACCCCGCGCGGCACCCTGCGCACCACCACCAGTGAACTCGGCAGCGCCACCACGACCGCAGCCGACGCCTTCAACCGCGTGATCAGCCAGGGCGGCCAGAGCTACGCC is part of the Peterkaempfera bronchialis genome and encodes:
- a CDS encoding RHS repeat domain-containing protein, whose protein sequence is MPSTCRTTTTTYTAATTSAADTGYAPAYLLASTVTPSGARQSYTYNHNGDVARIVDPNGGTVTFSYDNLGRLLTKRRRPPATATTSTGT